The following are from one region of the Entelurus aequoreus isolate RoL-2023_Sb linkage group LG17, RoL_Eaeq_v1.1, whole genome shotgun sequence genome:
- the ptger4a gene encoding prostaglandin E receptor 4 (subtype EP4) a — MGAVGEQSMTGRTMIPTIPSIMFIFGVVGNVIAIVVLCKSRKEQKETTFYTLVCGLAVTDLLGTLLASPVTIATYVKGSWPAGEPLCQYFGFTMIFFSLAGLSIICAMSVERYIAINHAYFYNDYVDQRLAGLTLLAIYVSNALFCALPVVGFGRVQKQYPQTWCFLEWRSNTTSDAAFNFMYAGFSSVLILATVLCNVLVCGALIRMHRRYVRRTSLGTDLGRDVDPRKRGRSFRRLAGAEIQMVILLIGTSLVVLICSIPLVV, encoded by the exons ATGGGCGCTGTGGGCGAGCAGTCCATGACGGGCCGCACCATGATCCCCACCATCCCGTCCATCATGTTCATATTCGGGGTGGTGGGCAACGTCATCGCCATCGTGGTGCTGTGCAAGTCCCGCAAGGAGCAGAAGGAGACCACCTTCTACACGCTGGTGTGCGGCCTGGCCGTCACCGACCTGCTGGGCACCCTGCTGGCCAGCCCGGTCACCATCGCCACCTACGTGAAGGGCTCCTGGCCCGCAGGGGAGCCTCTGTGCCAGTATTTCGGCTTCACCATGATCTTCTTCTCCCTGGCCGGCCTCAGCATCATCTGCGCCATGTCCGTGGAGAGATACATCGCCATCAACCATGCCTATTTCTACAACGACTACGTGGACCAGAGGCTGGCCGGGCTGACGCTGCTCGCCATCTACGTGTCCAACGCGCTCTTCTGCGCGCTGCCCGTGGTCGGCTTCGGCAGAGTCCAGAAGCAGTACCCGCAGACCTGGTGCTTCCTGGAGTGGCGGAGCAACACGACGAGCGACGCGGCGTTCAACTTCATGTACGCCGGATTCAGCTCGGTGCTCATACTGGCCACGGTGCTGTGCAACGTGCTGGTGTGCGGCGCGCTCATACGCATGCACCGGCGCTACGTGCGCAGGACGTCGCTGGGAACGGACCTTGGACGCGACGTGGATCCGCGCAAGAGGGGGCGCAGCTTCCGCCGTCTGGCCGGGGCTGAGATCCAGATGGTCATCCTGCTCATAGGAACCTCGTTGGTGGTGCTCATCTGCTCCATTCcactggtg GTATAG